In the Erythrolamprus reginae isolate rEryReg1 chromosome 13, rEryReg1.hap1, whole genome shotgun sequence genome, one interval contains:
- the ANP32E gene encoding acidic leucine-rich nuclear phosphoprotein 32 family member E isoform X2 produces the protein MEMKKLEMKKLVTLELRDRAPGKVAELVLDNCRSSNGEIEGLSDSFKELEFLSMVNTELTSLAKLPALTKLRRLELSDNLISGGLEVLAERCPNLTYLNLSGNKIKDLSTVETLQNLKNLKSLDLFNCEITNLEDYRESVFELLHQITYLDGFDQDDNEAPDSEEEDEEEEEDGDEEEDEEEDKAGPPGEYEENDEDDETSDLGEGEEEEEEVGLSYLMKEEIQDEEDDDDYVEERDNEEEDAVVRGEKRKRAAEDEGEEDED, from the exons ATGGAGATGAAGAAGCTGGAGATGAAGAAGCTCGTCACCCTGGAGTTGAGGGACCGCGCGCCCGGGAAG GTGGCTGAGCTGGTGCTGGACAACTGCCGGTCCAGCAATGGCGAAATCGAAGGCCTGAGTGACTCGTTTAAAGAACTGGAGTTCCTCAGCATGGTCAACACAGAGTTGACCTCTCTGGCCAAACTGCCCGCGCTGACGAAGCTTCGAAGG CTGGAACTGAGTGACAATCTAATTTCCGGCGGTCTAGAAGTCCTGGCAGAGAGATGTCCGAATCTTACGTATCTAAATTTGAGCGGCAACAAAATCAAGGATCTCAGCACAGTTGAAACTCTT CAAAATCTGAAGAACCTTAAAAGCCTAGACCTGTTTAACTGCGAGATCACAAATCTGGAAGATTACAGGGAAAGTGTGTTTGAGCTGCTCCACCAAATCACGTATCTGGACGGCTTCGATCAGGACGACAACGAGGCCCCTGATTcagaagaggaagatgaggaggaggaggagg ATGGGGAtgaagaggaggatgaagaggaggacaAAGCTGGTCCCCCAGGAGAATATGAGGaaaatgatgaagatgatgagacCTCAGACttgggggaaggggaagaggaagaagaggaagtgggTCTTTCCTATTTGATGAAGGAAGAGATTCAG GATGAAGAGGACGATGATGATTATGTAGAGGAGCGAGACAACGAGGAAGAAG ACGCCGTTGTTCGGGGGGAGAAGAGAAAACGTGCGGCTGAAGACGAAGGAGAGGAGGACGAGGACTAA
- the ANP32E gene encoding acidic leucine-rich nuclear phosphoprotein 32 family member E isoform X1 produces MEMKKLEMKKLVTLELRDRAPGKVAELVLDNCRSSNGEIEGLSDSFKELEFLSMVNTELTSLAKLPALTKLRRLELSDNLISGGLEVLAERCPNLTYLNLSGNKIKDLSTVETLQNLKNLKSLDLFNCEITNLEDYRESVFELLHQITYLDGFDQDDNEAPDSEEEDEEEEEGNYGDEEEDEEEDKAGPPGEYEENDEDDETSDLGEGEEEEEEVGLSYLMKEEIQDEEDDDDYVEERDNEEEDAVVRGEKRKRAAEDEGEEDED; encoded by the exons ATGGAGATGAAGAAGCTGGAGATGAAGAAGCTCGTCACCCTGGAGTTGAGGGACCGCGCGCCCGGGAAG GTGGCTGAGCTGGTGCTGGACAACTGCCGGTCCAGCAATGGCGAAATCGAAGGCCTGAGTGACTCGTTTAAAGAACTGGAGTTCCTCAGCATGGTCAACACAGAGTTGACCTCTCTGGCCAAACTGCCCGCGCTGACGAAGCTTCGAAGG CTGGAACTGAGTGACAATCTAATTTCCGGCGGTCTAGAAGTCCTGGCAGAGAGATGTCCGAATCTTACGTATCTAAATTTGAGCGGCAACAAAATCAAGGATCTCAGCACAGTTGAAACTCTT CAAAATCTGAAGAACCTTAAAAGCCTAGACCTGTTTAACTGCGAGATCACAAATCTGGAAGATTACAGGGAAAGTGTGTTTGAGCTGCTCCACCAAATCACGTATCTGGACGGCTTCGATCAGGACGACAACGAGGCCCCTGATTcagaagaggaagatgaggaggaggaggagggtaatT ATGGGGAtgaagaggaggatgaagaggaggacaAAGCTGGTCCCCCAGGAGAATATGAGGaaaatgatgaagatgatgagacCTCAGACttgggggaaggggaagaggaagaagaggaagtgggTCTTTCCTATTTGATGAAGGAAGAGATTCAG GATGAAGAGGACGATGATGATTATGTAGAGGAGCGAGACAACGAGGAAGAAG ACGCCGTTGTTCGGGGGGAGAAGAGAAAACGTGCGGCTGAAGACGAAGGAGAGGAGGACGAGGACTAA